Proteins from a genomic interval of Spea bombifrons isolate aSpeBom1 chromosome 4, aSpeBom1.2.pri, whole genome shotgun sequence:
- the LOC128491610 gene encoding olfactory receptor 6N2-like, translating into MHQHNHTFVTEFFLLGFQNLHIFKIPFFILLLKTYIMTICANVLIVLAVSASLSLHTPMYFFLCHLSFCDVLLTTNIVPNMLHVILEEGSTITLFGCLAQFQMFGWCCITECYILTVMSYDRYLAICNPLHYPSIMGFHLCLGLVLLCWMLGFMFALISTVLTGRLQFCKDNTIDHFFCDFLPILELSCSDTSLVEMEEFLAAPFVLLFPFVFIIFSYVYIVFTILGISSTSGRQKTFSTCSTHLAVVCVFYGTLISIYLSPSRGYSLNINKFTSLSYTMVTPLFNPIIYTLRNQGIRNVIDKFIFLVEK; encoded by the coding sequence ATGCATCAACACAATCATACATTCGTCACAGAGTTCTTTCTTTTGGGATTCCAGAATCTTCACATCTTCAAGATTCCATTCTTCATCCTTCTTCTCAAGACATACATCATGACAATATGTGCAAATGTTCTTATCGTCCTTGCGGTGTCAGCCAGTCTCAGCCTACATACCCCCATGTACTTCTTCCTCTGCCATTTGTCTTTTTGTGATGTCTTGCTAACCACCAATATCGTTCCCAACATGCTTCACGTCATCTTGGAGGAAGGTAGCACCATAACCCTTTTTGGCTGTCTTGCCCAGTTTCAGATGTTCGGTTGGTGTTGCATTACAGAGTGTTATATCCTCACTGTGATGTCGTATGACCGTTACTTAGCCATCTGTAACCCGTTACATTATCCCTCCATCATGGGCTTTCATCTCTGCCTTGGTCTAGTGCTCTTGTGTTGGATGCTTGGCTTTATGTTTGCATTAATATCTACTGTATTGACCGGTAGGTTACAGTTTTGTAAAGATAACACGATTGACCACTTCTTCTGTGATTTTCTTCCAATTTTGGAGCTTTCATGCTCAGACACCTCACTCGTAGAAATGGAAGAATTTCTGGCTGCTCCTTTTGTACTTCTTTTCCCGTTTGTGTTTATCATTTTCTCATACGTCTATATCGTCTTCACCATACTTGGAATCTCATCCACCTCTGGGAGGCAGAAGACCTTCTCCACGTGTAGTACCCATTTGGCCGTTGTGTGCGTGTTTTATGGGACTTTAATCAGTATTTATCTGAGTCCATCCAGAGGATACTCACTAAATATCAACAAGTTCACCTCTCTTTCCTACACCATGGTGACCCCATTATTTAATCCTATCATATATACTCTGAGAAACCAAGGAATTAGAAATGTAATTGACAAATTTATTTTCTTAGTTGAAAAGTAA